A DNA window from Arachis hypogaea cultivar Tifrunner chromosome 18, arahy.Tifrunner.gnm2.J5K5, whole genome shotgun sequence contains the following coding sequences:
- the LOC112769867 gene encoding uncharacterized protein has translation MEHVMMLKENLIEWKSLKHGSNNSNIQGQGCHHLQLGKGKKTTGIETFFPSSTTLGAQPTIKRVLQSKEIVEKCDIAIAKWMVDACVPFNAVNSAYYQPMIDAIANMGVGYKGPNFGRVRGYLLSKLVDYVKKIIEQYHEIWKRTGCTIMANGWTDRCRRTLINFLVYCPKGTIFLKSVDASHASKTAELLFKLFKDVVNFVGPENVVHIVTDNAANYVAAGRLLEAEFPKLYWSPCAAHCINLMLQDIGKLNEVSETVSHASKITKYIYNHCHPLYLMRKFTGGREILRPAPTHFATNFIALQNVVKLTEPLVRVLRIVDSEDKAAMGFLYQAFNMAREEMVKRFRRRKKIVEPYLKILDTRWDSQLKKNFHAAGYWLNPAFRFNAAEFEKYKQTTSGLLDVIEKYSYDDLELNTKLTSEKRIYSNAEDDFGRQSALCERSTVMPDSPPFLTPEEVDTLRNDLANMSIQPTLDDLDKLNLEDDQDNDGPSNNAMEDMDTNQNEGNVDQAPNFPYQDVDANFELTPWT, from the exons ATGGAGCACGTGATGATGTTGAAAGAGAATTTGATAGAATGGAAGAGCTTGAAGCACGGCAGCAACAACTCCAACATTCAAGGACAAGGTTGCCACCACCTGCAGCtaggaaaaggaaaaaaaactacTGGAATAGAGACGTTTTTTCCATCTTCAACAACACTTGGAGCCCAACCAACGATAAAACGTGTATTGCAAAGTAAAGAAATTGTGGAAAAATGTGACATTGCCATTGCAAAGTGGATGGTTGATGCTTGTGTGCCATTTAATGCAGTTAATTCAGCATATTACCAACCAATGATTGATGCTATTGCAAACATGGGTGTAGGATATAAAGGTCCAAACTTTGGTAGAGTTCGTGGGTATTTGTTGAGTAAGTTGGTGGATTATGTGAAAAAGATTATTGAACAGTATCATGAAATTTGGAAGCGAACTGGATGTACTATCATGGCTAATGGATGGACTGATCGTTGTAGGCGCACTTTAATTAACTTCTTGGTTTATTGTCCTAAAGGAACTATCTTCCTAAAGTCTGTTGATGCTTCTCATGCCTCCAAGACTGCTGAATTATTGTTTAAGCTTTTTAAGGATGTTGTCAACTTTGTCGGTCCTGAAAATGTTGTTCACATAGTGACGGACAATGCTGCAAATTATGTTGCTGCTGGAAGGTTGTTGGAAGCTGAATTCCCTAAGTTGTATTGGTCTCCTTGTGCTGCGCATTGTATTAATTTGATGTTGCAAGATATTGGAAAGTTGAATGAAGTCAGTGAGACAGTTTCACATGCTTCAAAGAttactaaatacatatataatcatTGTCATCCATTGTATCTTATGAGAAAGTTTACTGGTGGACGAGAAATACTTCGTCCAGCTCCAACTCACTTTGCTACCAATTTCATAGCTTTGCAAA ATGTTGTCAAACTTACTGAGCCACTTGTTCGTGTGCTTCGTATTGTGGATAGTGAAGATAAAGCTGCAATGGGTTTTCTTTATCAAGCTTTTAATATGGCTAGAGAAGAGATGGTGAAGAGGTTTCGACGAAGAAAGAAGATTGTGGAGCCTTACTTGAAGATTTTGGATACTCGTTGGGattcacaacttaaaaaaaattttcatgctGCTGGCTATTGGTTAAACCCTGCTTTTCGATTCAACGCTGCtgaatttgaaaaatataagcAAACCACTTCTGGCCTACTAGATGTAATTGAGAAATATTCATATGATGATCTAGAATTGAATACTAAGTTGACAAGTGAGAAGAGAATATATTCTAATGCTGAAGATGATTTTGGAAGACAATCTGCACTGTGTGAACGAAGCACAGTGATGCCag ATTCACCGCCATTTTTAACTCCTGAAGAGGTTGATACTCTACGAAATGATTTGGCAAATATGTCCATTCAACCAACTTTGGATGATCTTG ATAAATTAAATTTGGAAGATGACCAAGATAATGATGGACCAAGTAACAATGCTATGGAAGATATGGATACAAATCAAAATGAGGGAAATGTTGATCAAGCTCCTAATTTTCCCTATCAAGATGTTGATGCCAACTTTGAGCTCACCCCTTGGACTTGA
- the LOC112769064 gene encoding uncharacterized protein: MERPNGRKIVLRFNKAKQAIGNKAGLLSGVLGLLGSDFGKFHICEESWRKITTKDKVYNECVKHIFHIDEDSEGTIKKNILKAMEKSWKETRLRLYNAYFEPMFTTEQNIENRPPGIYREHWRWYLDYRAKPEMKEKCKKNAKNRSKQQYTHTGGSKSFARRLEEESEEQGRIVGRGELWIKVHKKRTAPI; this comes from the exons ATGGAAAGGCCTAACGGTAGAAAGATCGTGCTCAGGTTCAACAAGGCAAAGCAAGCAATTGGAAACAAGGCTGGACTGTTGAGTGGCGTGCTTGGTCTGTTAGGATCTGATTTTGGGAAATTTCATATCTGCGAGGAAAGTTGGCGCAAGATTACCACCAAGGACAAAGTTTATAATGAATGTGTCAAG CATATTTTCCACATTGATGAAGATAGCGAAGGAAccatcaaaaaaaatattttgaaagctATGGAAAAGTCCTGGAAGGAGACAAGGCTGAGGTTGTATAATGCTTATTTCGAGCCAATGTTCACGACTGAACAAAATATTGAGAACCGTCCGCCGGGAATATATCGAGAGCATTGGAGATGGTACCTTGACTATCGCGCCAAACCCGAGATGAAG GAGAAGTGCAAGAAAAATGCGAAGAATCGATCAAAACAACAGTATACCCACACTGGCGGTTCGAAGAGCTTTGCACGGCGTTTGGAAGAAGAG TCGGAAGAACAAGGGAGAATAGTCGGTAGAGGAGAGTTATGGATAAAGGTGCACAAAAAAAGGACGGCTCCTATATGA
- the LOC112769868 gene encoding uncharacterized protein gives MKPFPPNYTFWLHHGERIVDERPSGREELEPIVNSGDQIRDMVHDAFNLPGLQSDDEDSMNGHVGDVSEGLPFISDKPSREARTLHDLLEDGEQELYPGCSKFSKLSFLVRLYHIKCMCGVSDKAFSLILELLGDAFEHAMIPKTLHDAKRIIRKLGIEYKKIDACPNDCMLYQGSDQDLSRYKQCGASRWKQKTRKNSLLRINAVVKKNEKPLPAKILRYFPLIPRLQRLFMSSKTSVDMLWHKRGTNSDGSLRHPRDGEAWKAFDRRYTDFFGDPRSVCLALASDGFNPYGNLSSKYSIWPVILIPYNLPPWICMKQTNFILSMIIPGPKMPGNDIDIYLQPLIDELKQLWAGVDTYDASEKKTFKMRAMLMWTISDFLGLGNLSSWNTYGGRAYPTCNLDIETRRLTFSHKWCFMGHRRFLNHDHRYRQDRIRFDGKVDDRSPPVKFTGRDILRQLEGVPVSHGKVQAVGGKRRRVQ, from the coding sequence ATGAAACCCTTTCCCCCTAACTATACCTTCTGGTTACATCACGGTGAGAGGATAGTAGACGAGAGACCTAGCGGTAGGGAAGAACTAGAACCCATTGTAAATTCAGGAGATCAAATTCGTGACATGGTCCACGACGCATTCAACCTGCCGGGACTGCAGAGTGACGATGAAGACTCGATGAATGGGCATGTCGGAGACGTTTCGGAGGGGCTGCCGTTCATATCTGACAAACCTAGCCGCGAGGCTCGTACCCTTCACGACTTGCTGGAGGATGGTGAGCAGGAATTATATCCGGGATGCTCAAAATTCTCGAAGCTGTCTTTCTTGGTGAGGCTCTACCATATCAAGTGCATGTGCGGAGTGAGTGACAAGGCTTTCAGTTTGATTCTAGAGCTACTAGGGGATGCCTTTGAGCATGCAATGATTCCGAAGACGTTGCACGATGCCAAGAGGATCATAAGAAAGCTCGGTATTGAGTATAAGAAGATAGATGCATGTCCAAATGACTGCATGCTGTATCAGGGCTCCGATCAAGACCTGTCTAGGTACAAACAGTGTGGAGCATCCAGGTGGAAGCAAAAGACCCGGAAGAATTCCTTATTAAGGATCAACGCCGTTGTCAAAAAGAATGAAAAGCCTCTGCCGGCGAAGATTCTCCGCTACTTTCCTCTGATTCCACGGTTGCAGCGATTATTCATGTCCAGCAAGACATCAGTGGACATGTTGTGGCACAAGAGAGGAACCAATTCTGACGGTTCCTTGAGGCATCCCAGGGACGGCGAGGCCTGGAAAGCATTTGACAGGAGATATACTGACTTTTTTGGCGACCCGCGCAGTGTTTGCTTAGCCCTGGCTAGTGATGGCTTTAATCCTTATGGAAACCTCAGTTCAAAGTACTCAATATGGCCAGTGATTCTTATTCCGTATAACCTACCCCCATGGATTTGCATGAAACAAACCAACTTTATTCTCTCCATGATTATTCCCGGTCCAAAAATGCCTGGCAATGACATAGATATCTACTTACAGCCACTGATCGATGAGTTGAAGCAGTTGTGGGCTGGTGTTGATACGTATGATGCCAGTGAGAAGAAAACATTCAAGATGCGTGCTATGTTGATGTGGACCATCAGCGATTTTCTTGGATTGGGCAATTTATCTAGCTGGAATACGTACGGCGGGAGAGCTTACCCCACGTGCAATCTGGACATCGAGACTAGGCGACTCACCTTCAGTCATAAATGGTGTTTTATGGGTCATCGTCGCTTCTTGAATCACGATCACAGATATAGGCAGGACCGGATTAGATTTGATGGAAAGGTAGATGATAGATCCCCACCTGTCAAATTCACTGGCAGGGATATCTTGAGACAGTTGGAGGGTGTGCCAGTCTCACACGGTAAGGTGCAAGCGGTGGGCGGTAAAAGAAGGCGCGTACAGTAG